One segment of Gemmatimonadaceae bacterium DNA contains the following:
- a CDS encoding tetratricopeptide repeat protein: MVLSSGVETLLQQARRHATAGEWADALQILREQGDAARNQPELATMRADAELRTGHPREAHQWLTAILPSIERSGDRAALRKAVNQLGVAEIELGSLDAAERVFGRALDLARADGDDLLIAHATNNMGAIANIRGRRDEALALYQLAIPAYQRLGNVAGLAQSLHNMAISFRHLGQPERATECARRALGYATECANGPLLALTWLERADLSLQSGDAALAEVGAARAADQFARIPDPIRQADSLRVVGAARLTLGRLGDAEEALAQALAMARAHGSRLVEGETLRVLAECLVTRGDREGGRRQIATAMGIFTELGASEQHAEALQWASGVWTAEGPNE; this comes from the coding sequence ATGGTGCTTTCCTCCGGGGTCGAGACGCTTCTTCAACAGGCACGCCGTCACGCGACGGCGGGCGAGTGGGCGGATGCGCTTCAGATTCTTCGAGAACAGGGTGATGCGGCGCGCAATCAGCCGGAGCTCGCAACGATGCGCGCCGACGCTGAGTTGCGCACCGGCCATCCTCGTGAGGCGCACCAGTGGCTCACGGCGATACTGCCGTCGATCGAGCGGAGTGGGGATCGTGCGGCGCTCCGGAAGGCCGTCAATCAACTGGGCGTCGCCGAGATCGAGCTCGGATCGCTGGATGCCGCGGAGCGCGTCTTCGGCCGGGCGCTCGATCTCGCGCGCGCCGATGGTGACGATCTGCTCATCGCCCACGCGACGAACAACATGGGAGCGATCGCGAACATTCGCGGCCGTCGCGACGAAGCGCTGGCACTCTATCAGCTTGCCATTCCAGCGTACCAGCGGTTGGGCAACGTCGCGGGGCTCGCGCAGAGCTTGCACAACATGGCAATCAGCTTCCGTCACCTGGGCCAGCCGGAGCGCGCTACCGAGTGCGCACGTCGTGCGCTCGGCTACGCGACCGAATGCGCCAATGGTCCGCTGCTCGCGCTGACGTGGCTCGAACGTGCGGACCTTTCGCTGCAATCGGGCGACGCCGCACTCGCGGAGGTCGGCGCGGCTCGCGCTGCGGATCAGTTTGCACGGATTCCCGATCCGATCAGGCAAGCCGACTCTCTGCGCGTGGTCGGTGCCGCGCGCCTAACGCTTGGGCGACTCGGCGACGCCGAGGAAGCGCTCGCTCAGGCGCTCGCGATGGCCCGCGCGCACGGCAGTCGGCTGGTCGAGGGCGAAACGCTCCGCGTGCTCGCCGAGTGCCTCGTGACGCGCGGCGATCGAGAAGGGGGGCGACGGCAGATCGCGACGGCGATGGGGATCTTCACCGAGCTTGGCGCAAGTGAGCAGCACGCCGAGGCGTTGCAATGGGCCAGCGGAGTCTGGACCGCCGAGGGACCGAACGAGTAG